One segment of Urocitellus parryii isolate mUroPar1 chromosome 5, mUroPar1.hap1, whole genome shotgun sequence DNA contains the following:
- the Ccnt1 gene encoding cyclin-T1 isoform X3 — protein sequence MACQAARKSKADDRGADENTSEQTILNMISQSSSDTTIAGLMSMSTSSTTSAVPSLPVSEESSSNLTNVEMLQGERWISSQPPFKLEPAQGHRTNENLALIGVDHSLQQDGSNAFISQKQSTKSVPSTKVSLKEYRAKHAEELAAQKRQLENTEANVKSQYAYAAQNLLSHHDSHSSVILKMPLEGSENPERPFLDKADKTSLKMRLPVTGGDKATSSKPEEIKMRIKVHAADKHNSVEDSITKSREHKDKHKTHPSNHHHHHNHHSHKHSYSQLPAATGNKRPGDPKHSSQASTLAHKTYSLSSSFSSSSSTRKRGPPEETGGAVFDHPAKIAKSTKSSSLNFSFPPLPTMAQLPGHSSDTSGLPFSQPSCKTRVPHMKLDKGPTGANGHNTTQSIDYQDTVNMLHSLLSAQGVQPTQPPAFEFVHSYGEYLNPRASGMSSRSGNADKPRPPPLPSEPPPPLPPLPK from the exons ATG GCATGTCAGGCTGCCAGAAAATCAAAAGCAGATGACCGAGGAGCAGATGAAAACACTTCAGAGCAGACAATTCTCAATATGATTTCCCAGAGCTCTTCCGATACAACTATTGCGGGTTTAATGAGCATGTCAACTTCATCTACTACGAGTGCAGTGCCTTCTCTTCCAGTCTCTGAAGAGTCATCAAGCAACTTAACCAATGTGGAGATGTTGCAGGGTGAACGTTGGATATCCTCCCAACCTCCTTTTAAACTAGAACCTGCTCAGGGTCATCGGACTAATGAGAATTTAGCACTTATAGGAGTCGATCATTCCTTGCAGCAGGATGGTTCAAATGCATTTATTTCCCAGAAGCAGAGTACTAAGAGTGTGCCATCAACTAAAGTCTCCCTGAAAGAATATCGTGCAAAGCATGCAGAAGAGTTGGCTGCCCAGAAGAGGCAACTAGAGAACACAGAGGCCAATGTGAAGTCACAGTATGCATATGCTGCTCAGAATCTCCTGTCTCACCATGATAGCCATTCTTCAGTCATTCTAAAGATGCCCTTAGAGGGCTCAGAAAACCCTGAGCGGCCTTTTCTAGATAAGGCTGACAAAACATCTCTCAAAATGAGACTTCCAGTGACTGGTGGCGATAAAGCTACCTCTTCAAAACCAGAGGAGATAAAAATGCGCATTAAAGTCCATGCAGCTGACAAGCATAATTCTGTAGAGGACAGTATCACAAAGAGCCGGGAACACAAAGACAAGCACAAGACTCACCCATctaatcaccatcatcatcataatcaccACTCACACAAGCACTCTTACTCACAGCTTCCAGCTGCTACTGGTAACAAACGTCCAGGTGATCCAAAACATAGcagccaggcaagcacgttagcACACAAAACCTATAGCTTGTCTAGTTCTTTCTCATCTTCGAGTTCCACTCGTAAAAGAGGTCCCCCTGAAGAGACTGGAGGGGCAGTATTTGATCATCCAGCCAAGATTGCCAAGAGTACTAAATCCTCTTCCTTaaatttctccttccctcctcttcctacGATGGCCCAGTTGCCTGGGCATAGCTCAGACACAAGTGGCCTTCCCTTTTCACAGCCTAGCTGTAAAACTCGAGTTCCTCATATGAAACTGGATAAAGGTCCCACTGGGGCCAATGGTCACAACACAACCCAGTCAATAGACTATCAAGATACTGTGAATATGCTTCACTCCCTGCTCAGTGCCCAAGGTGTTCAACCCACTCAGCCCCCTGCATTTGAATTTGTTCATTCTTATGGTGAATATCTCAATCCACGGGCTAGTGGAATGTCCTCCAGATCTGGCAATGCAGACAAACCCCGGCCACCACCTCTACCATCAGAACCTCCTCCACCACTTCCACCCCttcctaagtaa